AAAAAATATTGCCTTAAAAAGGAAATCAGATTGTTTTTCCCATATGGACTATTCAATTGTTCTGATTTATTGAAGTCTTGTAATTCAATGTGGTCGAAATATTCTTGTAAATTGAAAAGCCCGTCTTTTTCGATGCTGTAATCCTTAGCAATTGTGGTTACAAGATTTTCTAAATTATTGAAATAAAACAATCCATCTTGAAAAGGAATGCTTCTTGGTCCCATTAAATTCCATAAATATTCCTGTTGTAATTCACCTCCAACTATTGTTTCAAAATCATCAGACACATTATTTTCGGCAACATAAGTCTTTAGAAATTGTTGTCGTTTTAAAAAATTCGCTTTACATCTTTTTTTATATTCAAATATATCACCTTTATATCCGATTTTGGCCCAATCAGTATCAGTAGAATCAAGTTGATTATAAAAATTATAGTTGGCGGCATTTTTACCAATAAACTCTATGGTGCTATTTTTAATTTTAAACAATACACTATCACCAGGACTTACTAAAATTTTTGTCCTATAACTATTATAATTTCCAATTCCAGAATATCTTAAAATATGAGATTTATAGATTGAATCGATTGCAAAGGTTAAAGTGTCGTTCTCAATAGATTTTGAATAAAAATCACCTGTGTTAGGCATTATATTGAAATCTGTAATTGCCGTATGTTCCAAGACCCTAGAATCATCGGAGACTACTTTAATTATTGTACTTTTAACTGATTTAAGTTTAACATTTTTTACAACTAATACTTTATCAGTTTGTCTTGATTTTTTGGAGTTCTCACACGCAAGGGTTAAACCAATAATAACATATGTGAATA
The nucleotide sequence above comes from Aureibaculum algae. Encoded proteins:
- a CDS encoding TlpA family protein disulfide reductase yields the protein MKITKSYILVFTYVIIGLTLACENSKKSRQTDKVLVVKNVKLKSVKSTIIKVVSDDSRVLEHTAITDFNIMPNTGDFYSKSIENDTLTFAIDSIYKSHILRYSGIGNYNSYRTKILVSPGDSVLFKIKNSTIEFIGKNAANYNFYNQLDSTDTDWAKIGYKGDIFEYKKRCKANFLKRQQFLKTYVAENNVSDDFETIVGGELQQEYLWNLMGPRSIPFQDGLFYFNNLENLVTTIAKDYSIEKDGLFNLQEYFDHIELQDFNKSEQLNSPYGKNNLISFLRQYFLNSEYTNYSQSKFLEEKKFIQENFISDIETFAIARLLIDYYKNGFGITNQSKKLLEDTIEEYYVKFSKEKSYKEKIDNLISSIENINTVLSDDLLQTKLINIRGDTISLKDVFKKSNHKIKIIDFWASWCIPCIDEIVKTKIIRNKMKLSNDVEWVYFSIDNDVSAWKKKSKKLAEYGLLTNQYLIPNFKASELNYYLKVKTIPRYVIFDKQNLMVAEDSPRPSDSIALKKIIDNINSKE